A stretch of Castanea sativa cultivar Marrone di Chiusa Pesio chromosome 2, ASM4071231v1 DNA encodes these proteins:
- the LOC142623942 gene encoding MLO-like protein 10 isoform X1, whose protein sequence is MLLVGYVCFCVWLMIGHRAMAATESSGSQTRELDETPTWAVSGVCAVIIIISIVLEKVLHRLGTWLTEKHKKALFEALEKVKAELMILGFISLLLTFGQSYIARICLPLKVLDNMLPCKSEESTTSTEGDDRRRLLWLDRRFLAAGSAPSCKEGYAPLISVNGLHQLHILIFFLAFFHVLYSFITMMLGRLKIRGWKNWEEETSSHDYEFSNDPSRFRLTHETSFVRAHTSFWTRIPFFFYVGCFFWQFFKSVSKSDYLTLRNGFITVHLAPGSKFNFQKYIKRSLEDDFKAVVGVTPVLWTSFVVFLLLNVNGWQALFWASIIPVIIILAVGTKLQAILTKMALEITERHAVVQGIPLVQVSDKYFWFGRPQLILQLIHFTLFQNAFQITYFLWIWYEYGLTSCFHSNFKLAIIKLALGVAVLCLCSYITLPLYALVTQMGSHMKKSIFDEQTSKALKKWHMAVKKKHGGRGGKSPTHTLGGSPSSTVHSFGHTLHRFKTTGHSTRSTYDDNEISDYETDPLSPTSSAANLIIRVDDDEQPTQISEPHHGEETSNEDDFSFVKPEPLKET, encoded by the exons ATGTTGCTGGTTGGGTACGTGTGTTTCTGTGTGTGGCTTATGATAGGACATAGAGCTATGGCAGCAACTGAGAGTAGTGGTTCACAGACAAGGGAGCTGGATGAGACACCTACATGGGCTGTTTCTGGTGTCTGTGCTGTTATTATCATCATTTCCATTGTCTTAGAAAAGGTTCTCCACAGACTTGGGACG TGGCTTACAGAAAAGCACAAGAAAGCTCTATTTGAAGCTCTAGAGAAAGTTAAAGCAG AACTGATGATTCTAGGTTTCATCTCACTGCTCCTGACATTTGGGCAAAGTTACATTGCTAGAATCTGTCTTCCACTAAAGGTTTTAGATAATATGTTGCCATGTAAAAGTGAGGAATCAACTACAAGTACTGAAGGAGATGATCGTCGTAGACTGTTATGGTTAGACCGCAGATTTTTAGCTGCTGGTAGTGCTCCTAGTTGCAAGGAA GGTTATGCACCGCTTATATCTGTCAATGGACTGCATCAGTTGCACATCCTCATATTTTTCTTAGCATTCTTTCACGTGCTGTATAGTTTTATCACAATGATGCTTGGAAGACTAAAG ATTCGTGGCTGGAAGAATTGGGAGGAGGAAACCTCATCCCATGACTATGAGTTTTCAAATG ATCCTTCAAGATTCAGGCTTACTCATGAGACCTCATTTGTTAGAGCACACACCAGTTTCTGGACAAggattcctttcttcttttatgtG GGATGCttcttttggcaattttttaagTCTGTTAGTAAGTCTGACTACTTAACCTTGCGCAATGGATTCATCACT GTCCACTTGGCTCCTGGAAGTAAATTTAACTTCCAAAAGTATATCAAAAGATCTTTGGAGGATGACTTCAAGGCAGTCGTTGGAGTAAC TCCTGTATTGTGGACGTCATTCGTAGTTTTTTTGCTATTAAACGTTAACG GATGGCAGGCATTGTTTTGGGCGTCCATAATCCCTGTGATT ATAATCTTAGCTGTTGGAACAAAACTTCAAGCCATTTTGACAAAGATGGCTCTTGAAATCACAGAAAGGCATGCAGTAGTCCAAGGGATTCCACTTGTGCAAGTCTCAGACAAATACTTTTGGTTTGGTCGGCCTCAGTTAATTCTTCAACTTATCCATTTCACTTTGTTTCAG AATGCGTTCCAAATAACATATTTCTTGTGGATATGG TACGAGTATGGGTTGACATCTTGCTTCCACTCAAATTTCAAGCTTGCTATTATAAAACTTGCTTTAGG GGTTGCAGTCCTATGTCTCTGCAGCTACATCACACTTCCGCTTTATGCCCTTGTTACTCAG ATGGGTTCACACATGaagaaatcaatttttgatGAACAAACATCCAAGGCCCTCAAGAAGTGGCACATGGCTGTGAAAAAGAAACATGGTGGGCGAGGAGGAAAGTCACCTACTCATACTCTAGGTGGAAGCCCTTCCTCAACAGTGCACTCCTTTGGACACACATTGCACCGCTTCAAAACTACTGGACACTCAACCCGCTCCACCTATGACGATAATGAAATCTCTGATTATGAAACTGATCCTTTATCTCCCACCTCATCTGCAGCCAACTTGATTATAAgagttgatgatgatgagcaaccAACTCAAATAAGTGAACCTCACCATGGAGAAGAAACAAGCAATGAAGATGACTTTTCATTTGTCAAACCTGAGCCACTGAAAGAAACGTAA
- the LOC142626413 gene encoding RING-H2 finger protein ATL8-like yields MTRSIIKRTLVGGNGTTTKITAPSPPTVVAAPPPEALTVESDFVVILAALLCALICVVGLIAVARCAWLRRGGTSTGSENRSPPRSLANKGVKKKVLQSLPKYTYGHGGSTKMGVVAGDGDGDGDGDGHGSGGECAICLGDFEKGEEIRVLPQCGHAFHVSCIDTWLASHSSCPSCRQILVLVNANAARCHKCGQFPASAINTIHDPPSHPPPQPQPQPQSDQTNFNAAAAATSSSSSSSSSFINLNIPSFLP; encoded by the coding sequence ATGACTCGGTCTATAATTAAAAGAACTCTGGTCGGTGGAAATGGAACCACAACCAAAATCACAGCCCCATCACCGCCAACGGTGGTGGCAGCTCCGCCTCCTGAAGCTCTGACTGTGGAGTCTGACTTCGTGGTCATACTAGCGGCGCTTCTCTGCGCCCTCATATGCGTGGTGGGTCTCATAGCGGTGGCACGCTGCGCCTGGCTCAGACGCGGCGGCACTAGTACTGGGAGTGAAAACAGGTCTCCACCGCGAAGTCTGGCGAACAAGGGAGTGAAAAAGAAGGTCTTGCAGTCACTGCCAAAGTACACATACGGCCACGGTGGGTCCACAAAGATGGGGGTAGTAGcgggagatggagatggagatggggATGGAGATGGCCATGGAAGTGGAGGTGAGTGTGCTATATGCTTGGGTGATTTTGAAAAAGGGGAGGAGATCAGAGTGTTGCCTCAGTGTGGACACGCCTTCCATGTGAGTTGCATAGATACTTGGCTTGCTTCTCACTCTTCTTGCCCATCTTGCCGTCAGATCTTGGTCCTCGTTAATGCTAATGCAGCTAGGTGTCACAAGTGCGGTCAGTTCCCAGCGAGTGCTATTAATACTATTCATGACCCTCCTTCTCATCCTCCGCCTCAGCCTCAGCCTCAGCCTCAGTCTGATCAGACTAATTTTaatgctgctgctgctgctacttcttcttcttcttcttcttcttcttcttttatcaATCTTAATATTCCTAGTTTCTTGCCTTGA
- the LOC142623942 gene encoding MLO-like protein 10 isoform X2, whose protein sequence is MILGFISLLLTFGQSYIARICLPLKVLDNMLPCKSEESTTSTEGDDRRRLLWLDRRFLAAGSAPSCKEGYAPLISVNGLHQLHILIFFLAFFHVLYSFITMMLGRLKIRGWKNWEEETSSHDYEFSNDPSRFRLTHETSFVRAHTSFWTRIPFFFYVGCFFWQFFKSVSKSDYLTLRNGFITVHLAPGSKFNFQKYIKRSLEDDFKAVVGVTPVLWTSFVVFLLLNVNGWQALFWASIIPVIIILAVGTKLQAILTKMALEITERHAVVQGIPLVQVSDKYFWFGRPQLILQLIHFTLFQNAFQITYFLWIWYEYGLTSCFHSNFKLAIIKLALGVAVLCLCSYITLPLYALVTQMGSHMKKSIFDEQTSKALKKWHMAVKKKHGGRGGKSPTHTLGGSPSSTVHSFGHTLHRFKTTGHSTRSTYDDNEISDYETDPLSPTSSAANLIIRVDDDEQPTQISEPHHGEETSNEDDFSFVKPEPLKET, encoded by the exons ATGATTCTAGGTTTCATCTCACTGCTCCTGACATTTGGGCAAAGTTACATTGCTAGAATCTGTCTTCCACTAAAGGTTTTAGATAATATGTTGCCATGTAAAAGTGAGGAATCAACTACAAGTACTGAAGGAGATGATCGTCGTAGACTGTTATGGTTAGACCGCAGATTTTTAGCTGCTGGTAGTGCTCCTAGTTGCAAGGAA GGTTATGCACCGCTTATATCTGTCAATGGACTGCATCAGTTGCACATCCTCATATTTTTCTTAGCATTCTTTCACGTGCTGTATAGTTTTATCACAATGATGCTTGGAAGACTAAAG ATTCGTGGCTGGAAGAATTGGGAGGAGGAAACCTCATCCCATGACTATGAGTTTTCAAATG ATCCTTCAAGATTCAGGCTTACTCATGAGACCTCATTTGTTAGAGCACACACCAGTTTCTGGACAAggattcctttcttcttttatgtG GGATGCttcttttggcaattttttaagTCTGTTAGTAAGTCTGACTACTTAACCTTGCGCAATGGATTCATCACT GTCCACTTGGCTCCTGGAAGTAAATTTAACTTCCAAAAGTATATCAAAAGATCTTTGGAGGATGACTTCAAGGCAGTCGTTGGAGTAAC TCCTGTATTGTGGACGTCATTCGTAGTTTTTTTGCTATTAAACGTTAACG GATGGCAGGCATTGTTTTGGGCGTCCATAATCCCTGTGATT ATAATCTTAGCTGTTGGAACAAAACTTCAAGCCATTTTGACAAAGATGGCTCTTGAAATCACAGAAAGGCATGCAGTAGTCCAAGGGATTCCACTTGTGCAAGTCTCAGACAAATACTTTTGGTTTGGTCGGCCTCAGTTAATTCTTCAACTTATCCATTTCACTTTGTTTCAG AATGCGTTCCAAATAACATATTTCTTGTGGATATGG TACGAGTATGGGTTGACATCTTGCTTCCACTCAAATTTCAAGCTTGCTATTATAAAACTTGCTTTAGG GGTTGCAGTCCTATGTCTCTGCAGCTACATCACACTTCCGCTTTATGCCCTTGTTACTCAG ATGGGTTCACACATGaagaaatcaatttttgatGAACAAACATCCAAGGCCCTCAAGAAGTGGCACATGGCTGTGAAAAAGAAACATGGTGGGCGAGGAGGAAAGTCACCTACTCATACTCTAGGTGGAAGCCCTTCCTCAACAGTGCACTCCTTTGGACACACATTGCACCGCTTCAAAACTACTGGACACTCAACCCGCTCCACCTATGACGATAATGAAATCTCTGATTATGAAACTGATCCTTTATCTCCCACCTCATCTGCAGCCAACTTGATTATAAgagttgatgatgatgagcaaccAACTCAAATAAGTGAACCTCACCATGGAGAAGAAACAAGCAATGAAGATGACTTTTCATTTGTCAAACCTGAGCCACTGAAAGAAACGTAA
- the LOC142626411 gene encoding monosaccharide-sensing protein 2-like isoform X1, translating into MSAVVLVAIAAAIGNFLQGWDNSAIAGSVLFIKKEFELETKPTIEGLILAMSLIGGIVITTISGPVSDRIGRRPVLIISSVLYFVSGLIMLLAPNVYVLLLARLIDGFGIGLAITIVPVYISETAPPEIRGQLNTLPQFTGSSGMFLSYCMVFGMSLTDLPSWRFMLGILSIISLFYFGLTVLYLPESPRWLVSKDRMIEAKRVLQRLRGKEDVTGELALLVEGLGVGADASIEEYIISRVNEPNDNKEMTAGKDQIRFYSPEEGLSWVAKPVNGQSAHGIVSHNGSLANQSSALMDPLVTLFDSVNEKLPETGSMRSILFSNMSSMFYEGDHQSKNEQWDVESQRDGDGYTSDAAGENSDDNLHSPLLSRQTSGMDKGISHSVSHGSHLDMSGNSRLMEGNSGEAVSHADIGGGWKLVWKWSEKVGEDGKKEGGYQRIYLHQEAALGSRRGSLVSVPGGAMPEEGEVFQAAALVSQPALCSQTLMSRHSIEPAMVHPPPSVTKGPSWTDLLEPGVKRALLVGMGLQILQQMSGINSLLNYGPQILKQAGVAALLSNMSIGSTSASLLLSAFTSFFMIPCLAVSMWLMDIAGRRSLLLSTIPILIAALIALVLSSIFSMGSVVNAIISTIGVVVFTSIFVMAFGIIPNILCSEIFPTRVRGLCITICALTYWIGNITITYTTPLLLTSIGLSGVFSIYVIACTISYIFVYFKVPETKGMPLEVICELFAMGATAKQQAVEAVDN; encoded by the exons atgagtGCAGTTGTGCTTGTAGCCATTGCTGCTGCAATCGGGAATTTTTTGCAAGGATGGGATAATTCAGCAATTGCAG GGTCTGTCCTTTTCatcaaaaaggaatttgaaTTGGAAACCAAACCGACTATTGAAGGCCTAATTTTGGCCATGTCACTCATCGGAGGCATAGTCATTACTACAATTTCCGGACCTGTATCAGACAGGATTGGGCGACGTCCTGTGTTAATAATCTCATCAGTTCTGTATTTTGTCAGTGGTCTGATAATGTTGTTGGCTCCCAATGTCTATGTTCTTCTTTTGGCAAGGCTAATAGATGGTTTTGGAATTGGTCTAGCTATTACTATTGTTCCAGTTTACATATCTGAGACAGCCCCACCTGAAATTAGAGGACAATTGAATACCCTTCCTCAGTTCACTGGTTCTAGTGGAATGTTCTTGTCCTACTGCATGGTGTTTGGAATGTCACTAACGGATTTGCCAAGCTGGAGATTTATGCTTGGTATTCTTTCAATTAtatcccttttttattttgggttaacAGTACTTTACCTACCTGAATCCCCACGGTGGCTTGTCAGTAAAGACCGGATGATTGAGGCTAAACGAGTTTTGCAAAGACTACGCGGCAAGGAAGATGTTACAG GTGAGTTGGCTTTGCTAGTTGAGGGCCTTGGTGTTGGGGCTGATGCTTCCATAGAAGAGTACATAATTAGCCGAGTTAATGAGCCAAATGATAACAAGGAAATGACTGCAGGGAAAGATCAAATAAGGTTTTATAGTCCTGAGGAGGGTCTCTCGTGGGTTGCCAAACCTGTGAATGGACAGAGTGCCCATGGCATTGTGTCCCACAATGGAAGCTTGGCCAATCAAAGCAGTGCTCTTATGGATCCACTTGTCACTCTCTTTGATAGTGTCAATGAGAAGCTCCCTGAGACGGGAAGCATGCGTAGCATTCTATTTTCAAACATGAGCAGCATGTTCTATGAGGGAGATCATCAGAGTAAAAATGAGCAATGGGATGTGGAGAGCCAAAGGGATGGTGATGGCTACACATCAGATGCTGCTGGGGAAAATTCTGATGACAATTTGCATAGCCCATTGCTGTCACGTCAAACGTCTGGTATGGATAAAGGCATTTCACATTCTGTATCACATGGCAGCCATTTAGACATGAGCGGAAATAGCAGACTCATGGAAGGAAATTCTGGTGAAGCAGTCAGTCATGCAGATATTGGTGGTGGTTGGAAACTTGTGTGGAAATGGTCTGAGAAAGTAGGTGAAGATGGGAAAAAGGAAGGAGGATATCAGAGAATCTATTTGCATCAGGAGGCTGCCCTTGGTTCAAGGCGTGGATCCCTTGTTTCAGTTCCTGGTGGTGCAATGCCTGAAGAAGGTGAAGTTTTTCAGGCTGCTGCTTTGGTTAGTCAGCCAGCTCTTTGTTCCCAGACCTTAATGAGTCGGCATTCAATTGAACCAGCAATGGTTCACCCACCGCCAAGTGTTACTAAAGGACCAAGTTGGACTGATCTTCTAGAACCAGGAGTCAAGCGTGCATTGTTGGTTGGGATGGGACTTCAAATTCTTCAGCAG ATGTCTGGCATAAATAGTCTTCTCAACTATGGTCCTCAGATTCTTAAGCAAGCAGGTGTTGCAGCTCTTTTATCAAATATGAGCATTGGGTCAACCTCTGCATCCCTTCTCCTAAGCGCTTTCACATCTTTCTTTATGATTCCTTGCTTAGCTGTTTCCATGTGGCTAATGGATATCGCTGGCAGAAG GTCGCTGCTGCTGTCCACAATACCTATCCTAATAGCGGCACTCATTGCACTAGTGCTTAGCAGCATTTTCAGCATGGGGTCTGTGGTTAACGCAATAATCTCCACTATTGGTGTAGTGGTCTTCACCTCCATCTTTGTCATGGCTTTTGGGATCATTCCCAACATTCTTTGCTCAGAGATCTTCCCCACTCGTGTTCGTGGCCTCTGCATTACTATCTGTGCCCTCACGTATTGGATTGGAAACATCACTATCACTTACACCACTCCTCTTTTGCTAACCTCCATTGGCCTCTCTGGTGTCTTTAGTATCTATGTGATTGCGTGCAccatttcatatatatttgtttacttTAAGGTTCCTGAAACCAAGGGCATGCCTCTAGAAGTCATTTGTGAGCTCTTTGCTATGGGTGCAACTGCAAAGCAGCAGGCTGTTGAAGCTGTTGATAACTGA
- the LOC142626411 gene encoding monosaccharide-sensing protein 2-like isoform X2 — MSAVVLVAIAAAIGNFLQGWDNSAIAGSVLFIKKEFELETKPTIEGLILAMSLIGGIVITTISGPVSDRIGRRPVLIISSVLYFVSGLIMLLAPNVYVLLLARLIDGFGIGLAITIVPVYISETAPPEIRGQLNTLPQFTGSSGMFLSYCMVFGMSLTDLPSWRFMLGILSIISLFYFGLTVLYLPESPRWLVSKDRMIEAKRVLQRLRGKEDVTGELALLVEGLGVGADASIEEYIISRVNEPNDNKEMTAGKDQIRFYSPEEGLSWVAKPVNGQSAHGIVSHNGSLANQSSALMDPLVTLFDSVNEKLPETGSMRSILFSNMSSMFYEGDHQSKNEQWDVESQRDGDGYTSDAAGENSDDNLHSPLLSRQTSGMDKGISHSVSHGSHLDMSGNSRLMEGNSGEAVSHADIGGGWKLVWKWSEKVGEDGKKEGGYQRIYLHQEAALGSRRGSLVSVPGGAMPEEGEVFQAAALVSQPALCSQTLMSRHSIEPAMVHPPPSVTKGPSWTDLLEPGVKRALLVGMGLQILQQMSGINSLLNYGPQILKQAGVAALLSNMSIGSTSASLLLSAFTSFFMIPCLAVSMWSLLLSTIPILIAALIALVLSSIFSMGSVVNAIISTIGVVVFTSIFVMAFGIIPNILCSEIFPTRVRGLCITICALTYWIGNITITYTTPLLLTSIGLSGVFSIYVIACTISYIFVYFKVPETKGMPLEVICELFAMGATAKQQAVEAVDN; from the exons atgagtGCAGTTGTGCTTGTAGCCATTGCTGCTGCAATCGGGAATTTTTTGCAAGGATGGGATAATTCAGCAATTGCAG GGTCTGTCCTTTTCatcaaaaaggaatttgaaTTGGAAACCAAACCGACTATTGAAGGCCTAATTTTGGCCATGTCACTCATCGGAGGCATAGTCATTACTACAATTTCCGGACCTGTATCAGACAGGATTGGGCGACGTCCTGTGTTAATAATCTCATCAGTTCTGTATTTTGTCAGTGGTCTGATAATGTTGTTGGCTCCCAATGTCTATGTTCTTCTTTTGGCAAGGCTAATAGATGGTTTTGGAATTGGTCTAGCTATTACTATTGTTCCAGTTTACATATCTGAGACAGCCCCACCTGAAATTAGAGGACAATTGAATACCCTTCCTCAGTTCACTGGTTCTAGTGGAATGTTCTTGTCCTACTGCATGGTGTTTGGAATGTCACTAACGGATTTGCCAAGCTGGAGATTTATGCTTGGTATTCTTTCAATTAtatcccttttttattttgggttaacAGTACTTTACCTACCTGAATCCCCACGGTGGCTTGTCAGTAAAGACCGGATGATTGAGGCTAAACGAGTTTTGCAAAGACTACGCGGCAAGGAAGATGTTACAG GTGAGTTGGCTTTGCTAGTTGAGGGCCTTGGTGTTGGGGCTGATGCTTCCATAGAAGAGTACATAATTAGCCGAGTTAATGAGCCAAATGATAACAAGGAAATGACTGCAGGGAAAGATCAAATAAGGTTTTATAGTCCTGAGGAGGGTCTCTCGTGGGTTGCCAAACCTGTGAATGGACAGAGTGCCCATGGCATTGTGTCCCACAATGGAAGCTTGGCCAATCAAAGCAGTGCTCTTATGGATCCACTTGTCACTCTCTTTGATAGTGTCAATGAGAAGCTCCCTGAGACGGGAAGCATGCGTAGCATTCTATTTTCAAACATGAGCAGCATGTTCTATGAGGGAGATCATCAGAGTAAAAATGAGCAATGGGATGTGGAGAGCCAAAGGGATGGTGATGGCTACACATCAGATGCTGCTGGGGAAAATTCTGATGACAATTTGCATAGCCCATTGCTGTCACGTCAAACGTCTGGTATGGATAAAGGCATTTCACATTCTGTATCACATGGCAGCCATTTAGACATGAGCGGAAATAGCAGACTCATGGAAGGAAATTCTGGTGAAGCAGTCAGTCATGCAGATATTGGTGGTGGTTGGAAACTTGTGTGGAAATGGTCTGAGAAAGTAGGTGAAGATGGGAAAAAGGAAGGAGGATATCAGAGAATCTATTTGCATCAGGAGGCTGCCCTTGGTTCAAGGCGTGGATCCCTTGTTTCAGTTCCTGGTGGTGCAATGCCTGAAGAAGGTGAAGTTTTTCAGGCTGCTGCTTTGGTTAGTCAGCCAGCTCTTTGTTCCCAGACCTTAATGAGTCGGCATTCAATTGAACCAGCAATGGTTCACCCACCGCCAAGTGTTACTAAAGGACCAAGTTGGACTGATCTTCTAGAACCAGGAGTCAAGCGTGCATTGTTGGTTGGGATGGGACTTCAAATTCTTCAGCAG ATGTCTGGCATAAATAGTCTTCTCAACTATGGTCCTCAGATTCTTAAGCAAGCAGGTGTTGCAGCTCTTTTATCAAATATGAGCATTGGGTCAACCTCTGCATCCCTTCTCCTAAGCGCTTTCACATCTTTCTTTATGATTCCTTGCTTAGCTGTTTCCATGTG GTCGCTGCTGCTGTCCACAATACCTATCCTAATAGCGGCACTCATTGCACTAGTGCTTAGCAGCATTTTCAGCATGGGGTCTGTGGTTAACGCAATAATCTCCACTATTGGTGTAGTGGTCTTCACCTCCATCTTTGTCATGGCTTTTGGGATCATTCCCAACATTCTTTGCTCAGAGATCTTCCCCACTCGTGTTCGTGGCCTCTGCATTACTATCTGTGCCCTCACGTATTGGATTGGAAACATCACTATCACTTACACCACTCCTCTTTTGCTAACCTCCATTGGCCTCTCTGGTGTCTTTAGTATCTATGTGATTGCGTGCAccatttcatatatatttgtttacttTAAGGTTCCTGAAACCAAGGGCATGCCTCTAGAAGTCATTTGTGAGCTCTTTGCTATGGGTGCAACTGCAAAGCAGCAGGCTGTTGAAGCTGTTGATAACTGA